DNA from Bacteroides zoogleoformans:
GCCAAAGCGGAAGTCTTTTCATCATCATCCGGTCTGCGGTCTTCTTCCAAACCTGTGTTGGGATTAGTTCCCACGATATTCGGAGTATCCAGCGGAGAGGGCAAGAAAGCACAAACGTAGTCAAGCAAAGTTTGTACCCCCTTATTCTTGAACGACGAACCGCACAGCATCGGAACAATTGCCATTTGCACTGTAGCGTTACGAAGAGCCCTAAGGATTTCTTCTTCGGTGATAGTGGAAGGATCGTCAAAATACTTTTCCATCAAAGTATCGTCAAACTCTGCAACCTTCTCAAGCATCTTATCCCTCCACTCAATAGCTTCGTCAACCAAGTTAGCAGGGATTTCTTCTACGCTGTAATCGGCTCCCATTGTTTCATCATGCCAGAAGATAGCTTTCATTTTCACAAGATCTACCAAACCTTTGAAAGTTTCTTCAGCACCAATGGGAATAACAACCGGACAAGGATTAGCACCCAAAACGTCTTTCATCTGGCGAACAACCTCAAAGAAGTCTGCCCCCGAGCGGTCCATTTTGTTTACATAACCGATACGCGGAACATTGTACTTGTCTGCTTGACGCCAAACGGTTTCAGATTGCGGTTCAACGCCACCTACTGCACAATATGCAGCCACAGCGCCATCCAACACGCGCAAAGAGCGCTCTACTTCAGCTGTAAAGTCAACGTGTCCCGGAGTGTCAATCAAGTTAATTTTATATGTATTGCCAGCATATTGCCAACGAGTGGTGGTAGCAGCCGAGGTAATAGTGATGCCGCGCTCTTGCTCCTGTTCCATCCAGTCCATCGTAGCAGCACCATCATGCACTTCACCGATCTTATGGGTAAGACCCGTATAGAAAAGAATACGTTCGGAGGTTGTCGTTTTTCCGGCATCGATGTGAGCCATGATACCGATATTGCGCGTCAAATGTAAATCATGTTTTGCCATTCTAATTCTTTTACTTTAAGTTTTTAATTTTGAATTTTATCTCTTACAGTATTAGAATCTGAAATGCGCAAACGCACGGTTGGCTTCAGCCATTCTGTGCATATCTTCCTTACGTTTGTAAGCACCGCCTTGTTCGTTGAAGGCATCCATAATTTCGGCAGCCAACTTATCGGCCATTGATTTACCCCCACGCTTGCGCGCAAAGACAATCAGGTTCTTCATGGAGATTGACTCCTTACGGTCGGGACGAATCTCGGTAGGAACTTGGAAAGTGGCACCACCTACACGACGTGACTTCACTTCCACTTGCGGAGTTACATTATCCAGAGCCTTTTTCCAGATTTCAAGAGCAGACTTCTCTTCATTCTGCATCTTATTCTTCACGGTTTCCAAAGCTGCATAGAAAATCTCATAAGAGGTATTCTTCTTGCCATCGTACATCAAGTGATTTACAAACTTGGAAACTTTCACATCATTAAACACGGGATCCGGCAGGATAACGCGTTTCTTTGGTTTCGCTTTTCTCATTTGTCTGAAAGAATAATGTTTTTCGTTCTTGGCTGTTTACTTCTGTCTTCTTCAACTCTCCCTCCGGAAAGTTTACTCAACCTTTAGCATATCCAACAAACTAAAACGTAAATAAATGTTTTTTACTTTTCTTAGTGACCAATACTGGTTTTATTTCTTCTTAGCCGGAGCCGCTTGACCTGGTTTCGGACGTTTTGCACCGTATTTGGAGCGTCTTTGCGTACGACCTGCCACACCTGCCGTATCCAAAGTTCCACGTACAATGTGATAGCGCACACCCGGAAGGTCTTTCACACGACCGCCACGCACCAATACGATAGAGTGCTCTTGCAAATTGTGTCCTTCACCCGGGATATAAGAGTTTACTTCTTTACCGTTGGTCAAACGCACGCGAGCGACTTTACGCATAGCTGAATTCGGTTTTTTCGGAGTGGTAGTATACACTCTCACGCAAACGCCACGTCTTTGAGGACATGAATCCAAGGCTGGAGACTTACTTTTCTCCACCAGCACTTCGCGTCCTTTTCTTACTAATTGCTGAATTGTAGGCATTGTAATTGTTTTTTAATGATATGTTATTATTGTTTATATTAATTCAAAACTATACACTTTTGGGCTGCAAAGATACGAATAAGTTTTGAATAATCAATGTCCTACAAGTTTTTTTGTTTTCAAGCCTCTCCCTTTATGTTAGGAAGTGGAGGGTAGGATTGCTCATCAGGCATGCGAATCTGTCCAAAAGAACGTTCGTATTTCCCTATATTCTCCTCCAATGCACGCAGCAGACGCTTGGTATGTTCGGGCGATAGAACAATACGCGATTTCACTCCGGCCTTAGGCATTCCGGGCATCACTCGTATAAAATCAAGGATAAACTCCGAACTGGAGTGAGTAATAATAGCGAGATTGGCATAAGTACCCTGTGCTACTTCTACGTTCAATTCTATTTGCAACTGACCGTTGTTGTCTTGGTTTTCCATATTCAATATTCTTTTAGAGATAGACAAAGATAATTCTTTATTCTCAACACACAAAAAACTTTGTCTGAAAAGGGATCCTCTTAAGGAACAATAGACGTTGTATGTAAAATCAGTAACCGTTGTTTTTAGAAACTTTATTTGAAGCTCTTGAATATCTGTTCGCATACAGAGAATGCATATCCGCCCTAAGCGAACAAAAAAAACTTTCCATGTTAGTAAGCAGTTGTGATACAAAAAAAGGAGAGACAACCCTTCCTTGAGTGATCTCTCCTTAATAATAAACTGATTGTATTAGTAGCGTTAATTTTCTACAGACTCATCCACGGCATAGTCAAGTACCGTCTTCTTGTTGGCAAGCATACGGTCATACTCTTCTTTAGAACCTACTATAATCTTTTCAAACTCACGCTGTCCCGTACCGGCAGGAATCAAATGGCCACAGATTACATTTTCTTTCATTCCTTCTAAGCGGTCAACCTTACCATTGATAGCGGCCTCATTAAGTACTTTGGTCGTTTCCTGGAAAGAGGCAGCCGACATAAAGCTCGAAGTTTGCAAAGCGGCACGAGTGATACCTTGAAGAATCTGAATGGAAGTTGCAGGAACAGCATCGCGCACTTCAACAGCTTTCAAGTCGCGGCGTTTCAGCATAGAGTTCTCATCACGCAATTTACGGGCTGTTACAATCTGACCCGCTTGCAGATTCTGTGAATCGCCGGCATCGACTACCACTTTCTTACCCCAGATACGATCGTTCTCCTCCATGAACTCCAGTTTATCAACCACTTGTTGTTCCAAGAAGCGAGTATCGCCCGGTTCATCAATCTCGACTTTACGCATCATTTGGCGAACGATGATTTCGAAATGCTTATCATTAATCTTCACACCCTGCAAACGATACACATCCTGAACCTCATTCACGATATATTCTTGCACAGCCGTGGGGCCCTTAATTGCAAGAATATCAGCTGGAGTGATGGCACCATCAGACAATGGGGTACCGGCACGTACATAGTCGTTTTCCTGTACCAAGATTTGCTTGGAGAGAGGTACGAGGTATTTCTTAACCTCACCGGTCTTGGAAGTAATGATGATTTCTCGATTGCCGCGTTTCACCTTCCCCATTGTAACCTCTCCATCGATTTCTGAAACGACAGCAGGGTTGGACGGATTACGCGCCTCGAACAACTCCGTGACACGAGGAAGGCCACCTGTGATATCACCAGCTTTACCTACAGCACGCGGTATTTTCACAATCACTTCACCGGCTTTTACCTTCTGTCCGTTTTCTACAAC
Protein-coding regions in this window:
- a CDS encoding DUF3467 domain-containing protein, whose protein sequence is MENQDNNGQLQIELNVEVAQGTYANLAIITHSSSEFILDFIRVMPGMPKAGVKSRIVLSPEHTKRLLRALEENIGKYERSFGQIRMPDEQSYPPLPNIKGEA
- the rpsG gene encoding 30S ribosomal protein S7 yields the protein MRKAKPKKRVILPDPVFNDVKVSKFVNHLMYDGKKNTSYEIFYAALETVKNKMQNEEKSALEIWKKALDNVTPQVEVKSRRVGGATFQVPTEIRPDRKESISMKNLIVFARKRGGKSMADKLAAEIMDAFNEQGGAYKRKEDMHRMAEANRAFAHFRF
- the rpsL gene encoding 30S ribosomal protein S12, whose amino-acid sequence is MPTIQQLVRKGREVLVEKSKSPALDSCPQRRGVCVRVYTTTPKKPNSAMRKVARVRLTNGKEVNSYIPGEGHNLQEHSIVLVRGGRVKDLPGVRYHIVRGTLDTAGVAGRTQRRSKYGAKRPKPGQAAPAKKK